The DNA region GTTAGCCGCGCGGGTTGGTCGAATTCCGACTAAAAACAAAGCTTCGGTTGCATAAATATTACCCACACCTACAACGACTTGATTGTCCATGATGACTTGCTTGATGCCTGCTTTACGTTTTTTGCATTGGCGATACAAGTAATCACCGTCAAACTCTGAACTTAGCGGCTCAGGCCCTAGTTTATTTAATAATTTTTCGGCCAGCTCCGAAGGTGACCATACCCAACTGCCAAAGCGTCTTGGATCAGTAAACCTTAAGCACTTGCCGTTTGCCAAAACCAGATCGATATGATCATGCTTGTCGGCCGGTTGTTGTTCATTAACTACTCGCAACCGTCCAGACATGCCTAAATGGATCATCAGATTGCCACCTGAGAAATGCAGCAGTAAGTATTTAGCACGACGACTTACTTGAGTAATTATTCGATCGGTAACTCGTTCTGGCAAGGAGTCATCGACAGGCCACCTTAATGCCCCGTTGCGGATGATCATTTTCTTCACCCTTTGACCTTCAGTGAAAGGAGCGATGCCATTTTTCGACGTTTCGACTTCTGGTAATTCAGGCATGTTAATTTTCGAAATTAGTTGGTTTGCTGGCGTAGATAGTTTAACACGGTTTTGGGGAACAGCTGTGAAACTTGGTTGAGCTCAATCAGCAGCGATCGTTGATTCCTTTGATCAATGATGCGTGGTGTTGGATTGAGAGAAAAGTACCATTGCTGTGATGTATTACCAAAGGACATATTCACTTGCAGCACTTGCGACATGTCACTTGGCTGATAAATGATAGCTGTCGGTTGAAGTGTTCGCCAGGCGGCAAAGAGTTGATGGCATTCCTTGCTGCTCAGTAAATTGGCGTTATCAATACAGTCTTGATTATTC from Pleionea litopenaei includes:
- the mutM gene encoding bifunctional DNA-formamidopyrimidine glycosylase/DNA-(apurinic or apyrimidinic site) lyase; this translates as MPELPEVETSKNGIAPFTEGQRVKKMIIRNGALRWPVDDSLPERVTDRIITQVSRRAKYLLLHFSGGNLMIHLGMSGRLRVVNEQQPADKHDHIDLVLANGKCLRFTDPRRFGSWVWSPSELAEKLLNKLGPEPLSSEFDGDYLYRQCKKRKAGIKQVIMDNQVVVGVGNIYATEALFLVGIRPTRAANRLSKAKAHELASLIKDVLAKAIKQGGTTLKDFTQSDGKPGYFKQELLVYGRQGEECLICGQTIKSVRQGQRASAFCPKCQQ